From the genome of Pelodiscus sinensis isolate JC-2024 chromosome 12, ASM4963464v1, whole genome shotgun sequence, one region includes:
- the LOC142831172 gene encoding histamine H2 receptor-like: MAPPLAGEERLKLALIGALGALVALSSAAALAGLGRAAAGWRRSRRLTLLSLAAADAALAGLVVPLNLYGGLAGSGAAPPEGYCRAVAFVSASLFGAALYALAGVSLERYVAVCFPLRHARLLGPRRLALLLAGAWLGPALLLLPVALPGRAAVLRVRFSRAALLCEPDYASNAAYAGLLAAALFCPAAATVTFANLRLWQAARAQRRRGGRAGLRPLRLLQLDAASRVLVPVVVAFYVCWAPCMATILYNAITKDRVHEWLEFVALWLPSGSGFLNSFVYFWTNRNFRHKFHKLGCRLCGPCPRAEWEQDGHRVVTISAAVEKSSSQPALLPDRSCSGSSTSILLPREAQTSL, encoded by the exons ATGGCGCCCCCGCTGGCGGGCGAGGAGCGGCTGAAGCTGGCGCTGatcggcgcgctgggcgcgctgGTGGCGCTGAGCAGCGCGGCGGCgctggcggggctgggccgggccgcgGCGGGCTGGCGGCGCAGCCGGCGCCTCACGCTGCTGTCGCTGGCGGCGGCCGACGCGGCGCTGGCGGGGCTGGTGGTGCCGCTCAACCTGTACGGCGGCCTGGCGGGGTCAGGCGCGGCGCCGCCCGAGGGCTACTGCCGGGCCGTGGCCTTCGTCAGCGCCAGCCTCTTCGGCGCGGCGCTCTACGCGCTGGCCGGCGTCTCGCTCGAGCGCTACGTCGCCGTCTGCTTCCCGCTGCGCCACGCGCGCCTGCTGGGCCCGCGCCGCCTCGCgctgctgctggccggcgcctggctgggccccgccctgctgctgctgcccgtgGCCCTGCCCGGCCGGGCCGCCGTCCTGCGCGTGCGCTTCTCGCGCGCCGCCCTGCTGTGCGAGCCGGACTACGCCTCCAACGCCGCCTACGCCGGCCTGCTGGCCGCCGCCCTCTTCTGTCCCGCCGCGGCCACCGTCACCTTCGCCAACCTGCGCCTCTGGCAGGCGGCGCGCGCCCAGCGCCGGCGCGGCGGCCGGGCGGGGCTGCGGCCGCTCCGCCTGCTGCAGCTGGACGCCGCCTCCCGGGTCCTAGTGCCCGTCGTCGTCGCCTTCTACGTCTGCTGGGCGCCCTGCATGGCCACCATCCTGTACAACG CGATCACAAAGGACAGAGTTCATGAGTGGCTGGAGTTCGTGGCTCTGTGGCTGCCGAGTGGCAGTGGCTTTCTCAACAGCTTTGTCTACTTCTGGACCAACAGGAACTTCCGGCACAAGTTCCACAAGCTCGGGTGCAGGCTCTGcgggccctgccccagagctgagTGGGAGCAGGACGGGCACAGGGTGGTTACCATCAGTGCTGCGGTGgagaagagcagcagccagccgGCCCTCCTCCCGGACCGCTCCTGCAGCGGGTCTTCTACCAGCATCCTGCTGCCCAGAGAAGCACAAACGAGCCTTTGA
- the LOC102446432 gene encoding sulfotransferase 2B1-like, producing MDRMQVTEAFAGVALPGHMHTAESLRFASGFQFRDTDVLIATYPKSGTTWMQEILTLILSKGDPESATTIPNWARAPWLEQTYFRDVLPETGGPRLITTHLPCQVLAPALRQAKAKVIYVARNPKDVVVSFYHFHKMAKFLPDPGSFEDFLLHFLDGTVQYGSWFQHIKGWLGQQLDLDLFYITYEELHKDLSRSVERIADWLGFPLQPEEIRAIEQHCSFSSMRENAMVNYTLIPCEIMDHSQGRFMRKGMVGDWKDHFSPLQNMLFQKIYKEEMQDSSLRFHWAMD from the exons ATGGACAGGATGCAGGTGACCGAGGCGTTCGCGGGCGTGGCGCTGCCGGGCCACATGCACACGGCCGAGTCCCTGCGCTTCGCCAGCGGCTTCCAGTTCCGAGACACGGACGTGCTGATCGCCACCTACCCCAAGTCTG GCACCACCTGGATGCAGGAGATCCTGACCCTGATCCTCAGCAAGGGGGACCCGGAATCAGCCACGACCATCCCGAACTGGGCCAGGGCGCCCTGGCTGGAGCAGACGTACTTCAGGGACGTGCTGCCAGAGACCGGGGGGCCTCGCCTCATCACCACGCACCTCCCCTGCCAGGTCCTGGCCCCGGCGCTGAGGCAAGCCAAAGCCAAA gtGATCTACGTGGCCCGGAACCCCAAGGACGTCGTGGTTTCCTTCTATCATTTCCACAAGATGGCCAAGTTCCTGCCTGACCCCGGCTCCTTCGAAGActtcctcctgcacttcctggatGGCACAG tGCAGTACGGCTCCTGGTTCCAGCACATCAAGGGCTGGCTCGGCCAGCAGCTCGACCTGGATCTCTTCTACATCACCTACGAGGaactgcacaag GATCTGAGTCGCTCTGTCGAGCGCATCGCGGATTGGCTGGGCTTCCCGCTGCAGCCGGAGGAGATCCGAGCGATCGAGCAGCACTGCAGCTTCTCCTCCATGCGGGAGAACGCGATGGTGAACTACACTCTCATCCCCTGCGAGATCATGGACCACAGCCAGGGCAGGTTCATGAGGAAAG GGATGGTGGGAGACTGGAAGGACCACTTCAGCCCACTGCAGAACATGCTCTTCCAGAAGATCTACAAGGAGGAGATGCAGGACTCCAGCCTGCGCTTCCACTGGGCCATGGACTGA